One window of the Methylocystis parvus OBBP genome contains the following:
- a CDS encoding YbdD/YjiX family protein: MNCCLPGLDLAKLATKLRDGARLMVGQGDYDAYVAHRRATHDGQEIMTREEFFRARENARFGAGGERAFRCC, encoded by the coding sequence ATGAATTGCTGCCTGCCGGGGCTTGATCTCGCGAAACTCGCAACGAAGCTGCGCGACGGCGCGCGACTGATGGTGGGACAGGGCGATTACGACGCCTATGTCGCGCATAGGCGGGCGACGCATGACGGACAAGAGATCATGACGCGCGAGGAGTTCTTTCGCGCGCGCGAGAATGCGCGCTTCGGCGCCGGCGGAGAACGGGCGTTCCGATGTTGTTGA
- the metF gene encoding methylenetetrahydrofolate reductase [NAD(P)H]: MFNALHPSASSKRFNISYEFFPPKTPEMETQLWESVKRLERLQPHFVSVTYGAGGSTRERTHAIVARMARETRMKPAAHLTCVSSSRDEIDDILRGYWDAGVRHIVALRGDPPTGVGTKFEANPEGYAHSSDLVRGIRRLHDFEISVSTYPEGHPESGSIERDLDALEAKIDAGATRAITQFFFDNDIYFRFLDKARGRGITIPIVPGIMPIRNFRQVANFATKAGASVPRWVAERFEGLDDDAETRALVAATTVVEQVMGLARAGVEDFHFYTNNRADMVFAICHLLGVRPVREKVNA; this comes from the coding sequence ATGTTCAACGCGCTCCACCCTTCCGCTTCGTCGAAGCGGTTCAACATCTCCTACGAATTCTTTCCGCCGAAGACGCCGGAAATGGAGACGCAGCTCTGGGAGTCGGTGAAGCGTCTCGAACGTCTTCAGCCGCATTTCGTCTCCGTGACTTATGGCGCGGGCGGCTCGACGCGCGAGCGCACTCACGCCATCGTCGCGCGCATGGCCCGCGAAACGCGGATGAAGCCGGCGGCGCATCTCACCTGCGTTTCGTCGTCGCGCGATGAGATCGACGATATTCTGCGCGGCTATTGGGACGCCGGCGTTCGCCACATTGTCGCGCTGCGCGGCGATCCGCCGACCGGCGTCGGCACGAAATTCGAGGCCAATCCGGAAGGCTACGCCCATTCCTCCGATCTCGTGCGCGGCATTCGCCGCCTGCATGATTTCGAGATTTCCGTCTCCACCTATCCCGAGGGCCATCCCGAAAGCGGGTCGATCGAGCGGGATCTCGATGCGCTGGAAGCGAAGATCGACGCGGGCGCGACGCGCGCCATCACGCAGTTCTTCTTCGACAACGATATCTATTTCAGGTTTCTCGACAAGGCGCGCGGGAGGGGGATCACGATTCCGATCGTGCCGGGCATCATGCCGATCCGCAATTTCAGGCAGGTCGCGAATTTCGCGACCAAGGCCGGCGCGAGCGTGCCGCGCTGGGTCGCCGAGCGCTTCGAGGGACTCGACGACGACGCCGAAACCCGCGCCCTCGTCGCCGCGACGACTGTCGTCGAGCAGGTGATGGGCCTCGCCCGCGCCGGCGTCGAGGATTTCCATTTCTACACCAATAATCGCGCCGATATGGTCTTCGCCATTTGCCACCTCCTCGGCGTTCGTCCCGTCCGCGAGAAAGTAAACGCATGA
- a CDS encoding uracil-DNA glycosylase — protein sequence MRIGGDLQALAALLDWYVESGVDLALDEAPHDRYAESLKPVEAPVAAAAPTPRAPPGREPAPRPRPAPAIAAPDDAARAAEEAAANARTLDELAAALADFPYAPFREMARHFLLFAGTPGAPLMVLDGAPGVAEESTGEAFCGEQARLLDNMLKAIGRGRDNAYLAYVSPWRPPGVMAMTPQQLAIFAPFARRHVELARPEVVLLFGEAPARAMIAASEPLGKLRGRPFDIECGAHRARAYVFSSLDSMLKQAALKPAAWRDLRAAASSLSPLAGRGLG from the coding sequence ATGAGGATTGGCGGCGATCTCCAGGCGCTCGCGGCGCTGCTCGACTGGTATGTCGAGAGCGGCGTCGATCTCGCGCTCGACGAGGCGCCGCATGATCGCTACGCGGAAAGTCTCAAGCCCGTAGAGGCGCCTGTCGCGGCGGCGGCACCCACTCCCCGCGCGCCGCCGGGGCGTGAGCCGGCGCCGCGTCCGCGCCCCGCGCCCGCTATCGCCGCGCCGGACGACGCCGCGCGCGCGGCGGAAGAGGCGGCGGCGAACGCCCGGACGCTCGACGAACTCGCCGCCGCGCTCGCCGATTTTCCGTACGCCCCTTTTCGCGAGATGGCGCGGCATTTTCTACTCTTCGCCGGAACGCCGGGCGCGCCCCTCATGGTTCTCGATGGCGCGCCGGGCGTCGCGGAGGAATCAACGGGCGAAGCCTTTTGCGGCGAACAGGCGCGGCTTCTCGACAATATGCTGAAGGCGATCGGGCGCGGGCGCGACAACGCCTATCTCGCTTATGTTTCGCCATGGCGCCCGCCCGGCGTGATGGCGATGACGCCCCAGCAATTGGCGATCTTCGCCCCCTTCGCGCGCCGTCATGTGGAGCTGGCGCGTCCGGAGGTTGTGCTGCTTTTCGGCGAGGCGCCGGCGCGGGCGATGATCGCAGCGAGCGAGCCGCTCGGCAAGCTGCGGGGCAGGCCGTTCGATATCGAATGCGGCGCGCATAGGGCGCGCGCTTATGTGTTCAGCAGTCTCGATTCCATGCTGAAGCAGGCGGCGCTGAAGCCTGCGGCCTGGCGCGATTTGCGGGCGGCGGCCAGTTCCCTCTCCCCGCTTGCGGGGAGAGGGTTAGGGTGA
- the metH gene encoding methionine synthase, translating to MTFDKNHGPNILKALEEAASSRILILDGAMGTMIQRHKFEESDFRGARFADHPKDLKGNNDLLILTQPEAIKAIHTQYLEAGADIIETNTFSGTTIAQADYGLESIVFELNREGAKLAREAADEIAAKTGVRRFVAGSMGPTNRTASISPDVSNPGFRAVTFDELRTAYKEQALGLIAGGADIMLVETIFDTLNAKAAIYALEDAFEEVGARFPIMISGTITDLSGRTLSGQTSIAFWNSLAHAKPFSIGFNCALGAREMRQHIAEIGRVADTRVCAFPNAGLPNEFGLYDESPEYMAELVGEFASTGLVNILGGCCGTTPDHIGAIAQKVKGVKPRIVPKIEPMLRLSGLEPFALTKDIPFVNVGERTNVTGSAKFRKLITNGDYAAALDVARDQVANGAQVIDVNMDEGLLDSKQAMIDFLNLLAAEPDIARVPVMVDSSKFEVIEAGLKCLQGKGVVNSISMKEGEEKFISDARKVRRYGAAVVVMAFDETGQADTLQRKVEICARAYGILTEAVGFPPQDIIFDPNIFAVATGIEEHENYGVDFIEAARLIKRDLPYAHISGGVSNLSFSFRGNEPVREAMHSVFLYHAIQAGMDMGIVNAGQLAVYEKIDPELRELCEDVVLNRRKDSTERLVEAAEKFKGAGAKSAEKDAAWREQGVEKRLEYALVNGVTEYIEADVEEARQKAARPLDVIEGPLMAGMNVVGDLFGQGKMFLPQVVKSARVMKQAVAYLMPFMENEKNARSSAGKILLATVKGDVHDIGKNIVGVVLGCNNFEIIDLGVMTPCAKILEVAKSEKVDLIGLSGLITPSLDEMCFVASELEREGLDMPLLIGGATTSRVHTAVKINPNYRRGQAVYVTDASRAVGVAQALVSQKTRGDYIAETRAEYERVADAHARAQADKQRVSLEAARKNHYKIDWAAYAPAKPSFTGARAFTSYDVAELVPYIDWTPFFQTWEFKGRYPALLDDAERGAAARQLFEDAQAMLKRIVEERWFTPKAVIGFWPANSVGDDIALYTGESRNERLATFFTLRQQLGKRDGRANIALADFVAPRESGKADYVGAFVVTAGAEEEKISARYARANDDYGSIMVKALADRIAEAFAERMHERVRREFWGYATDEAFSPNELIAEPYAGIRPAPGYPAQPDHTEKATLFDLLGVERRTGVKLTESFAMTPAASVSGLYIGHPQAHYFGVAKVERDQVEDYAARKGMPVAEVERWLAPILNYEPMAVETAA from the coding sequence ATGACCTTCGACAAGAATCACGGTCCGAACATCTTGAAGGCGCTCGAAGAAGCGGCGTCTTCGCGCATCCTCATTCTCGATGGCGCCATGGGCACGATGATCCAGCGCCACAAATTCGAGGAAAGCGATTTCCGCGGCGCGCGCTTTGCGGATCACCCCAAGGATCTCAAAGGCAATAATGACCTTCTGATCCTCACGCAGCCTGAAGCGATCAAGGCGATCCACACGCAATATCTCGAAGCCGGCGCCGATATCATCGAGACCAACACTTTCAGCGGCACGACGATCGCGCAGGCCGATTACGGCCTCGAATCCATCGTCTTCGAGCTGAATCGCGAAGGCGCGAAGCTCGCGCGCGAAGCGGCGGACGAAATCGCGGCGAAGACGGGCGTGCGCCGCTTCGTCGCCGGCTCCATGGGACCCACGAACCGCACCGCCTCCATCTCGCCGGACGTGTCGAATCCGGGCTTTCGCGCCGTCACTTTCGACGAGCTGCGCACGGCCTATAAGGAGCAGGCGCTCGGCCTCATCGCGGGCGGCGCCGACATCATGCTGGTCGAGACGATCTTCGACACGCTGAACGCCAAGGCCGCGATCTATGCGCTTGAAGACGCTTTCGAGGAAGTGGGCGCGCGTTTCCCGATCATGATCTCGGGCACGATCACCGATCTCTCCGGCCGCACGCTTTCCGGCCAGACCTCCATCGCCTTCTGGAATTCGCTGGCGCACGCCAAGCCTTTTTCCATCGGGTTCAATTGCGCCCTCGGGGCGCGCGAGATGCGTCAGCATATCGCGGAAATCGGCCGCGTGGCGGATACGCGCGTCTGCGCCTTCCCCAATGCCGGCCTGCCCAACGAATTCGGCCTCTATGACGAAAGCCCGGAATATATGGCGGAGCTCGTCGGCGAATTCGCTTCCACCGGCCTCGTCAACATCCTCGGCGGCTGCTGCGGCACGACGCCCGACCATATCGGCGCCATCGCGCAGAAGGTGAAGGGCGTCAAGCCCCGCATCGTGCCGAAGATCGAGCCGATGCTGCGCCTTTCCGGGCTCGAGCCCTTCGCGCTCACCAAGGACATTCCCTTCGTGAATGTCGGCGAGCGCACCAATGTCACGGGCTCGGCGAAGTTCCGCAAGCTCATCACCAATGGCGATTATGCCGCGGCGCTCGATGTTGCGCGCGATCAGGTCGCCAATGGCGCGCAGGTGATCGACGTCAATATGGACGAAGGCCTGCTGGATTCGAAGCAGGCGATGATCGATTTTCTCAATCTCCTCGCCGCCGAGCCTGACATCGCCCGCGTGCCGGTGATGGTCGACTCCTCGAAATTCGAGGTCATCGAAGCCGGCCTGAAATGCCTTCAGGGCAAGGGCGTCGTCAACTCCATCTCGATGAAGGAAGGCGAGGAGAAATTCATCTCCGACGCGCGGAAGGTGCGCCGCTACGGCGCCGCCGTCGTCGTCATGGCGTTCGACGAAACGGGTCAGGCCGACACGCTCCAGCGCAAGGTCGAGATCTGCGCGCGCGCCTATGGGATCCTCACGGAGGCCGTCGGCTTTCCGCCCCAGGACATCATCTTTGATCCCAACATCTTCGCCGTGGCGACGGGCATCGAAGAGCATGAGAATTACGGCGTCGACTTCATCGAAGCCGCGCGCCTCATCAAGCGCGATCTGCCTTACGCCCATATTTCGGGCGGCGTCTCCAATCTCTCCTTCTCGTTCCGCGGCAACGAGCCCGTACGCGAGGCGATGCATTCCGTCTTCCTCTACCACGCCATTCAGGCGGGTATGGATATGGGCATCGTCAATGCCGGGCAGCTCGCGGTCTATGAGAAGATCGACCCCGAATTGCGCGAGCTTTGCGAAGACGTGGTGCTGAATCGCCGCAAGGATTCGACTGAGCGGCTCGTGGAAGCGGCGGAGAAGTTCAAGGGCGCCGGCGCGAAATCCGCCGAGAAGGACGCCGCCTGGCGCGAGCAGGGCGTCGAGAAGCGGCTCGAATATGCGCTCGTCAATGGCGTCACCGAATATATCGAGGCCGATGTCGAGGAAGCGCGCCAGAAGGCCGCGCGGCCGCTCGACGTGATCGAAGGCCCGCTGATGGCGGGCATGAATGTCGTCGGCGACCTCTTCGGACAGGGCAAGATGTTCCTGCCGCAGGTCGTCAAATCGGCGCGCGTGATGAAGCAGGCCGTCGCCTATCTCATGCCCTTCATGGAGAACGAAAAGAATGCGCGCTCTTCCGCCGGCAAGATTCTGCTCGCGACGGTGAAGGGCGACGTGCACGACATCGGCAAGAACATTGTCGGCGTCGTGCTGGGCTGCAACAATTTCGAGATCATCGACCTCGGCGTCATGACGCCTTGCGCGAAGATTCTCGAAGTCGCGAAATCCGAGAAGGTCGATCTCATCGGCCTGTCCGGCCTCATTACGCCTTCTCTCGATGAAATGTGCTTCGTCGCTTCCGAACTTGAGCGCGAAGGCCTCGACATGCCGCTCCTCATCGGCGGCGCGACGACGAGCCGCGTGCATACGGCGGTCAAGATCAATCCGAACTACCGCCGCGGCCAAGCGGTCTATGTGACCGATGCGAGCCGGGCGGTCGGCGTGGCGCAGGCCCTCGTCTCACAGAAAACGCGCGGCGATTACATCGCCGAGACCCGCGCCGAATATGAGCGCGTCGCCGATGCGCATGCGCGCGCGCAGGCCGACAAGCAACGCGTGTCGCTCGAGGCGGCGCGCAAGAACCATTACAAGATCGACTGGGCGGCCTATGCGCCGGCAAAGCCGAGCTTCACCGGCGCGCGCGCTTTCACCAGCTACGACGTCGCGGAGCTCGTTCCCTATATCGACTGGACGCCCTTCTTCCAGACCTGGGAGTTCAAGGGCCGCTATCCCGCTCTGCTCGACGATGCCGAGCGCGGCGCGGCGGCGCGTCAGCTCTTCGAGGATGCGCAGGCCATGCTGAAGCGGATCGTGGAGGAGCGCTGGTTCACGCCCAAGGCCGTCATCGGCTTCTGGCCGGCGAACAGCGTGGGCGACGACATCGCGCTCTATACGGGCGAGTCGCGCAATGAGCGGCTGGCGACTTTCTTCACCCTGCGCCAGCAGCTCGGCAAGCGCGACGGCAGGGCGAATATCGCGCTCGCCGATTTCGTCGCGCCGAGGGAGAGCGGCAAGGCCGATTATGTCGGCGCCTTCGTCGTCACGGCCGGCGCGGAGGAGGAGAAGATTTCCGCCCGCTACGCGCGCGCCAATGACGATTACGGTTCGATCATGGTGAAGGCGCTCGCCGACCGCATCGCGGAGGCTTTCGCCGAGCGCATGCATGAGCGCGTGCGCCGCGAATTCTGGGGCTATGCGACGGACGAGGCCTTCTCGCCGAACGAGTTGATCGCCGAGCCTTACGCCGGCATCCGCCCCGCGCCCGGCTATCCCGCGCAGCCCGACCACACCGAGAAGGCGACTTTGTTCGATCTGCTCGGCGTCGAGAGGCGCACGGGCGTGAAGCTCACCGAGAGCTTCGCGATGACGCCGGCGGCCTCCGTCAGCGGCCTCTATATCGGCCATCCACAGGCGCATTATTTCGGCGTCGCCAAGGTGGAGCGCGATCAGGTCGAGGATTACGCGGCGCGTAAGGGCATGCCGGTTGCGGAAGTCGAGCGCTGGCTCGCGCCGATTCTGAATTACGAGCCGATGGCGGTGGAAACGGCGGCGTGA
- a CDS encoding DUF1778 domain-containing protein: MQSRSNTAKRDTLNLRVKPGDRELIDRAATLVGKSRTDFLLDAGRRAAQDALLDRRLWRVDSAAFDAFVALLDAPPQPNERLRRTMKTRAPWE, from the coding sequence ATGCAATCAAGATCCAACACAGCCAAGCGCGATACGCTCAATCTGCGGGTTAAGCCGGGCGATCGCGAACTGATCGATCGTGCGGCCACGCTTGTCGGGAAGAGCCGGACGGATTTCCTGCTGGACGCCGGCCGGCGCGCGGCGCAGGACGCCTTGCTGGATCGCAGGTTGTGGCGCGTCGATTCGGCGGCTTTTGACGCTTTCGTCGCGCTGCTGGACGCCCCGCCGCAACCCAATGAGCGGCTTCGCCGCACCATGAAGACGCGGGCTCCCTGGGAGTGA
- a CDS encoding GNAT family N-acetyltransferase — translation MTLAPPRPILETDDLSVFDCGSVAMDEWLKKRARPNQASGASRTYVVCNDETIVAYFALASGAVDLAEATNRLKRNMPDPVPVPVAVLGRLAIDRSWQKQGLGRALAKDAFQRVLAASNAIGIRGMLVHAISAEAAAFYQATGFTPSPLDPMTLMATLIDLRAALD, via the coding sequence GTGACGCTCGCGCCGCCGCGCCCGATATTGGAGACCGACGATCTGTCCGTTTTCGACTGCGGCTCCGTTGCGATGGACGAATGGCTGAAGAAACGCGCACGTCCAAATCAGGCGAGCGGGGCTTCTCGCACATATGTCGTCTGCAACGATGAGACGATCGTCGCTTATTTCGCACTCGCTTCCGGCGCCGTCGATTTGGCGGAGGCGACCAACCGGCTGAAGCGCAACATGCCCGACCCCGTGCCCGTGCCGGTCGCCGTCCTCGGGCGGCTCGCAATCGACCGAAGCTGGCAGAAGCAGGGTCTCGGGCGAGCGCTCGCGAAGGACGCTTTCCAGCGCGTGCTCGCAGCGTCCAACGCGATCGGCATCCGGGGGATGCTCGTCCACGCAATATCCGCCGAGGCCGCGGCTTTTTATCAAGCAACGGGATTTACGCCGTCGCCACTAGATCCCATGACGCTCATGGCGACGCTTATCGATCTACGCGCGGCCCTGGACTAA
- the ispG gene encoding flavodoxin-dependent (E)-4-hydroxy-3-methylbut-2-enyl-diphosphate synthase, translating to MTDAVETRLPDPVSAEPAPRKKTCAVRIGEGAGSVVVGGGAPIVVQSMTNTDTADVDSTVAQVTALAQAGSELVRITVDRDEAAAAVPHIREKLDRKGINVPLVGDFHYIGHKLLADHPACAEALAKYRINPGNVGFKDKKDKQFAAIVELAAKHDKAVRIGANWGSLDQELLTHLMDINAASDRPIDARAVTREALARSALISAARAEDIGLARDRIVISAKVSAVQDLIAVYRMLAQRGDYALHLGLTEAGMGTKGVVASAAALGVLLQDGVGDTIRVSLTPEPGGDRSLEVRVAQEILQTMGFRTFVPLVAACPGCGRTTSTVFQELARDIQAHIRERMPVWRAQYPGVETLNVAVMGCIVNGPGESKHADIGISLPGTGETPAAPVFIDGKKAMTLRGEGIAEEFTKIVDDYIARRYGGVKEGAAAE from the coding sequence ATGACCGACGCCGTCGAAACCCGCCTGCCCGATCCCGTTTCCGCCGAACCGGCGCCGCGCAAGAAAACGTGCGCCGTGCGCATCGGCGAAGGCGCGGGGTCGGTCGTGGTGGGCGGTGGCGCGCCGATCGTCGTGCAGTCCATGACCAACACCGATACGGCCGACGTGGATTCGACCGTCGCGCAGGTGACGGCGTTGGCGCAGGCGGGCTCGGAGCTCGTCCGCATCACGGTCGACCGTGACGAGGCGGCGGCGGCCGTCCCGCATATTCGCGAGAAGCTCGACAGGAAGGGGATCAATGTCCCCCTCGTCGGCGACTTCCATTATATCGGCCACAAGCTGCTCGCCGATCATCCGGCCTGCGCCGAGGCGCTCGCCAAATACCGCATCAATCCGGGCAATGTCGGCTTCAAGGACAAGAAGGACAAGCAGTTCGCCGCGATCGTGGAGCTTGCGGCCAAGCACGACAAGGCCGTGCGCATCGGCGCCAATTGGGGCTCGCTCGATCAGGAGCTCCTGACGCATCTCATGGACATCAACGCGGCCTCCGACCGCCCGATCGACGCGCGCGCCGTGACGCGCGAGGCGCTGGCCCGGTCGGCGCTGATCTCCGCCGCCCGCGCGGAAGACATCGGCCTCGCCAGGGACCGCATCGTCATTTCTGCCAAGGTTTCGGCGGTGCAGGACCTCATCGCCGTCTATCGCATGCTCGCGCAGCGCGGCGATTACGCGCTGCATCTCGGCCTCACCGAGGCGGGCATGGGCACCAAGGGCGTCGTCGCCTCGGCTGCGGCGCTCGGCGTGCTGTTGCAGGACGGCGTCGGCGACACGATCCGCGTCTCGCTCACCCCCGAGCCCGGCGGGGATCGTTCGCTCGAAGTGCGCGTCGCTCAGGAAATCCTGCAGACCATGGGCTTCCGCACCTTCGTGCCGCTCGTCGCCGCCTGCCCCGGCTGCGGCCGCACCACCTCTACCGTGTTTCAGGAGCTCGCCCGCGACATTCAGGCGCATATCCGCGAGCGCATGCCCGTCTGGCGCGCGCAATATCCCGGCGTCGAGACGCTCAATGTCGCGGTGATGGGCTGCATCGTGAACGGCCCCGGCGAGTCGAAGCATGCCGATATCGGCATTTCGCTGCCCGGCACGGGCGAAACCCCGGCGGCGCCGGTCTTTATCGACGGCAAAAAGGCGATGACGCTGCGCGGCGAGGGCATCGCGGAAGAGTTTACGAAGATCGTCGACGACTACATTGCGCGCCGCTATGGCGGCGTGAAGGAAGGCGCGGCGGCGGAGTAA
- a CDS encoding AraC family transcriptional regulator, whose product MNDSGAYAERFAKVLDFIETHLDEALTVERLSREANFSKFHFHRQFSAYVGASVSRYVQLLRLKRASRRLVFDPGARVIDIALEAGFETPESFSRAFKREYGRTPSHFRTAPAWKPWRESFQFLSSERRRIMDVKIVDFEEVKVAALEHRGPPESLNDTARRFIEWRKESKLSPKDRRRTFGVAFDNPDAVAPQAFRFDICGEVNAPVPANPQGVVNKIIPGGRCAVARHLGSHDRIGECAYYLYRDWLPGSGEELRDFPLFFHYLNLLPETPEHALVTDVYLPLK is encoded by the coding sequence ATGAACGATTCCGGCGCCTATGCGGAGCGGTTCGCCAAGGTTCTCGATTTCATCGAGACTCATCTTGACGAGGCGCTGACCGTCGAACGGCTAAGCCGGGAGGCGAACTTTTCAAAGTTCCACTTTCACAGGCAGTTCTCCGCTTATGTTGGCGCGAGCGTGTCCCGCTACGTCCAACTGCTGCGCCTGAAAAGGGCGTCCCGTCGACTCGTGTTCGATCCAGGGGCGCGGGTCATCGACATTGCCCTCGAGGCCGGCTTCGAGACGCCTGAATCGTTCTCCCGCGCGTTCAAACGGGAATATGGACGCACGCCTTCTCACTTCCGAACAGCTCCCGCCTGGAAGCCATGGCGCGAGAGCTTTCAATTTCTGTCTTCGGAGAGGAGAAGAATCATGGACGTGAAGATCGTTGATTTTGAGGAAGTCAAAGTGGCGGCCCTGGAGCATCGCGGGCCGCCGGAATCGCTGAACGACACTGCGCGAAGGTTCATCGAATGGCGCAAGGAGAGCAAATTGTCGCCAAAGGACAGGCGCCGCACGTTCGGCGTCGCCTTCGACAATCCCGACGCGGTCGCGCCTCAAGCCTTTCGCTTCGATATTTGCGGCGAGGTGAATGCGCCCGTTCCCGCCAATCCTCAAGGCGTCGTGAACAAGATCATTCCCGGCGGCCGTTGCGCGGTGGCGCGCCATCTTGGCTCACATGACCGGATTGGCGAGTGCGCCTATTACCTCTACCGCGACTGGTTGCCCGGCAGCGGCGAGGAACTGCGGGATTTTCCGTTGTTTTTCCACTATCTGAATCTTCTGCCGGAGACGCCCGAACACGCGCTCGTGACAGACGTCTATCTGCCGCTCAAATAG
- a CDS encoding DnaJ C-terminal domain-containing protein, with product MRDPYDVLGVSKSASAADIKKAYRSLAKKYHPDRNKDDAKAKERFAEINTAYEIVGDEKKKAQFDRGEIGPDGKPRGFEGFGAGPGGFTRGWRTAGGAPGGEQHYEFNFGGGQGGAGGFDPSDLFADLFGGRRRGQAAPTRGDDVVATATVPLETVAKGGSARVILPSGRTLEVKIPAGVEDGQQIRLRGQGQPGLRGGESGDALVSVKVAPHPYFKVDGRDLRVDLPIAVYEAALGAKVQTPTLDGKVELAVPAGSNGGRTLRLRGKGLPATESKPAGDLYVSLKIMLPEDPDADFDAKMRELRDRHGYDPRRKMG from the coding sequence ATGCGCGACCCCTACGACGTTCTCGGCGTTTCCAAGTCAGCGAGCGCGGCCGACATCAAGAAGGCCTATCGTTCGCTTGCGAAAAAATATCATCCCGACCGCAACAAGGACGACGCGAAAGCCAAGGAGCGCTTCGCGGAGATCAACACGGCCTATGAAATCGTCGGCGACGAGAAGAAGAAGGCACAGTTCGACCGCGGCGAGATCGGCCCCGACGGGAAACCGCGCGGCTTCGAAGGCTTTGGGGCGGGACCCGGCGGCTTCACGCGAGGCTGGCGCACGGCCGGCGGCGCGCCCGGCGGCGAGCAGCATTACGAATTCAATTTCGGCGGCGGCCAGGGAGGAGCCGGCGGCTTCGACCCCAGCGACCTCTTCGCCGACCTCTTCGGCGGACGCCGTCGCGGCCAGGCGGCCCCGACGCGCGGCGACGACGTCGTCGCGACCGCGACCGTGCCGCTCGAGACCGTGGCCAAAGGCGGCTCGGCCCGCGTGATCCTGCCCTCGGGACGCACGCTGGAGGTGAAGATCCCCGCAGGCGTCGAGGACGGCCAGCAGATCCGTCTGCGCGGCCAGGGCCAGCCCGGCCTGCGCGGCGGCGAATCGGGCGACGCCCTGGTGAGCGTGAAGGTTGCGCCGCATCCCTATTTCAAGGTCGACGGGCGCGACCTGCGGGTTGATCTGCCCATCGCGGTCTATGAGGCGGCGCTCGGCGCGAAGGTGCAGACGCCGACGCTCGACGGCAAGGTGGAGCTCGCCGTGCCGGCGGGCTCCAATGGCGGCCGCACGCTGCGCCTGCGCGGGAAGGGCCTTCCGGCGACGGAGTCCAAACCCGCCGGGGACCTCTATGTGTCGCTGAAAATCATGCTGCCCGAGGACCCCGACGCCGATTTCGACGCGAAGATGCGGGAACTGCGGGATCGGCATGGGTACGATCCGCGGCGGAAGATGGGTTAG